GAAAGTCGGTTAAAATCATTTTTTATCCTCCCAAAGCGTGATTTTTTTCTTGTAGAGACAATGAGAGTAGAGAATTTGGTGATTGAGGATTTTTGGGAACATTTAGAGCGCTTAAAAAATTCTGCACAATACTTTGGTTTTAAATTTGATACTTCTTTAGAAGCTTATAAACCAAATTCAAATGGAATATTAAGAATTCTTTTAGACAAGAATGGCAAAAGTACTTTAAGCACTCAATTATATGTGCCTCATAAAACCAATCAAGTTATTCTTCATTCTAATTTTATCAATAGTCATAATGATTTTTTGTATCATAAAACAACTCGCCGCCCATGGTATGATGAAGCGATGAATAAAATCAATCAAAATCTTATTTTTGATGAAATATTTTATAATCAAGATGGAAACATTACGGAAGGAGCTAGAAGCAATATAGTCCTTCAAATGGGAGAAAAATTTTTTACCCCTCCTATTTGTCAGGGGTTATTAGGAGGTATTTATAGGCAGAAATTATTAAGAGAGGGAATTATCCAAGAAAGAATTTTAAGTCTTGAAGATTTTTTAAAAGCAGATAAAATTTATTGTATAAATTCTGTTCGTAAAATGGTAGAAGTGAGTTTTAAAAATGTCCATAGCCCTTATTGATAATTATGATTCTTTTACTTATAATTTAGCGCATATGATAGAAATGCTTGGATATACTCCGGATATATACAAGAGTGATCAAATTAGCTTAGAAAAACTTCGTCCTTATACTCATCTCATTATTTCTCCGGGTTTTGGTAATCCTAAAGATGCCGGGATAAGTATGGAAACAATCAAGCATTATCAAACGAATAAAAAAATTTTAGGAGTTTGTTTGGGGCATCAGTGTATTGCAGAAGTTTTTGGAGGAAAAGTTTCAAAATTAAAAATGCCTATACATGGAAAAGCTTCTCTTATCAAAATTTTTCCTTGCCCTCTTTTTAGGGGATTGCCTAATGAGGTGAAGATGGGGAGATACCATTCCTTGCATGTCTCTTCTCTCTCTAGCGATCTTTTGCCTTTAGGTTTTAGTTCAGATGGAATTTTAATGGCATTGAGACATAAAGATTATGAAATTTATGGAGTGCAATTTCATCCTGAATCCATTCTATCAACCTATGGAAAAGAATTACTAAAGAATTTTTTAGATTTATAAACGTTATTTTTATATTTAGATATTGTTAGATTTATCTTGTGCTTTAAGAATAACATTTATTACAGGTTAATTTATATATTCTTTAGGTGCTTGAATGCTTCTAAATAATTTGTTTAATATCCCCGATATTGTTTTGTTTTTATCAGCATTTTTTAGCACCATCGCTCCCATATCCGGAATCTTGAGCTTGTATAAAAAACTCTTTTTGAGTTTTGGGAATTTTATCCGGATGATTTTTGCGCATATGCTCCAAATATTTATCATAACTTGGAAGTCCAACTAAGAGATGAAAAAATCTGTCAGATTTTTTATAAAGTTGAGATAATTTTACAATCCATTTCATTAATATGCCTTTATGTAGGGTGACTCATCTAAGGGAGGGCAGATATTCTCTCTCCCATTTTTGAGACAACTTAGTATGATGCGCATGCAAGAGAAGATGACAAATAAAGTAACAAGCATAAAAAATGCGCATAAAATTGCATTGACAATATTATTTGTAATAGTGCTTTTTATCTCAGATATTTGGGTGCTATCACTGAGGGTTGGCAGCTTGGCAGTAAGATTTTGGGCAATGGCTACATGACTAACACTATCTGCGATCTTATCTCCACTGGCGGGCATAATTTTTTGCGCCCCGGCATAAAGTGTCGCTATTAAAACAAATGCAGCAGGTAAGATAGTAATCCAAGCATATTTTCCTTTTCCCATTTTAAATAAAACAGCACTAGCAAGTAGAAGCGCCATACCTGCAAGCATTTGATTACTCACTCCAAATAATGGCCATAAAGAATAAATGCCTCCTTTAGGATCAATAGCGCCTTGATAAAGAAAATACCCCCATCCGGCTACACAGAGTGCCGTAGCTGGAATACCTGCAAGGTATGAATGGGTATTGCCCAATGGTTTATAGATATGCCCCAAAATATCTTGGACCATAAAACGACAAGTTCTTGTGCCTGCATCCACAGCAGTTAAAATAAATAGCGCTTCAAATAAAATAGCAAAATGATACCAAAAAGCCATCATTTGTGTTCCTCCAATGAGTTGATGGACAATCAGCGCCAGACCAATGGCAAAAGTAGGCGCTCCCCCTGTGCGGCTTAAAATTGTATGTTCGCCTATGTTTTGAGTGAGGGTTTGTATTTCTTGAGGTGTGATACTAAAGCCCCAGTTTGAGATTGTATGGGCTACAGAGATAATATCTGTGCCAATTGTAATGGCTGGAGAGTTGATAGCAAAGTATAATCCCGGATGCAAAATTGTAGCCCCAATCAATGCCATAATCGCTACGCCGGATTCCATAATCATAGAACCATAACCTACCGGTCGTGCATGAGATTCTTTTTCCAGCATTTTTGGAGTTGTGCCTGAAGCAATTAGGGCATGAAACCCACTAATAGCCCCACAAGCAATTGTAATAAAAAGAAAAGGAAACAAGTTCCCTGCAAATACAGGACCGCTTCCATCAAGATATTGAGTAAGTTTTGGCATTTGTAATGGTGGAGCGACGCAAATAATTGCTATAGCCATACCTAAAATAACCCCTATCTTTAAAAATGTGCTTAGATAATCGCGTGGGGCAAGCAAAAACCATACGGGTAAAATAGCCGCTATAAACCCATAGCCAATCATCATTATTGCAAGCGTGCGTTCATCAAAGGTGAATAAGGCTCCAAGAGCAGGATCAGAAGAAATATATCTCCCACAATAAAGAGCAATCATCAAGAGAATAAACCCAATAACTGAAGCCTCTCCTACTCTTCCCGGTCGGATATAACGCATGTATATGCCCATTATAATTGCAATTGGTATTGTCATAGCAATAGTGAAAAATCCCCAAGGGCTATCTGCCAAAGCCTTGAGTACCACCATTGCCAAAATGGCAATGATAATAATCATGATCCCAAATATTCCAAGCATTGCAAATGCACCTGTGAAATGCCCCATTTCTTGCTTGATCATTTCTCCTAAGGATTTGCCATTACGCCGAAGTGAAAGAAATAAGACCACAAAATCATGCACTCCTCCGGCAAGCACACCCCCTATCAAAATCCATATCATGCTTGGTAAATATCCCATTTGTGCAGCCAAAATAGGACCTACAAGTGGTCCTGCTCCGGCAATAGCTGCAAAATGATGCCCAAACAAAATAACTTTATTGGTTGGGACATAATCTCTCCCGTCATTATTGATGACTGCGGGTGTAGATC
The DNA window shown above is from Helicobacter sp. 11S03491-1 and carries:
- a CDS encoding aminodeoxychorismate/anthranilate synthase component II, coding for MSIALIDNYDSFTYNLAHMIEMLGYTPDIYKSDQISLEKLRPYTHLIISPGFGNPKDAGISMETIKHYQTNKKILGVCLGHQCIAEVFGGKVSKLKMPIHGKASLIKIFPCPLFRGLPNEVKMGRYHSLHVSSLSSDLLPLGFSSDGILMALRHKDYEIYGVQFHPESILSTYGKELLKNFLDL
- a CDS encoding carbon starvation CstA family protein translates to MSKIFSLSFWIAIGVIGAFCFGVLALNQGENINAVWLIIASACIYSIAYRFYSKFIAYKVLQLDDNRSTPAVINNDGRDYVPTNKVILFGHHFAAIAGAGPLVGPILAAQMGYLPSMIWILIGGVLAGGVHDFVVLFLSLRRNGKSLGEMIKQEMGHFTGAFAMLGIFGIMIIIIAILAMVVLKALADSPWGFFTIAMTIPIAIIMGIYMRYIRPGRVGEASVIGFILLMIALYCGRYISSDPALGALFTFDERTLAIMMIGYGFIAAILPVWFLLAPRDYLSTFLKIGVILGMAIAIICVAPPLQMPKLTQYLDGSGPVFAGNLFPFLFITIACGAISGFHALIASGTTPKMLEKESHARPVGYGSMIMESGVAIMALIGATILHPGLYFAINSPAITIGTDIISVAHTISNWGFSITPQEIQTLTQNIGEHTILSRTGGAPTFAIGLALIVHQLIGGTQMMAFWYHFAILFEALFILTAVDAGTRTCRFMVQDILGHIYKPLGNTHSYLAGIPATALCVAGWGYFLYQGAIDPKGGIYSLWPLFGVSNQMLAGMALLLASAVLFKMGKGKYAWITILPAAFVLIATLYAGAQKIMPASGDKIADSVSHVAIAQNLTAKLPTLSDSTQISEIKSTITNNIVNAILCAFFMLVTLFVIFSCMRIILSCLKNGRENICPPLDESPYIKAY
- the kcuS gene encoding KCU-star family selenoprotein, which encodes MKWIVKLSQLYKKSDRFFHLLVGLPSYDKYLEHMRKNHPDKIPKTQKEFFIQAQDSGYGSDGAKKC